The following proteins are co-located in the Neofelis nebulosa isolate mNeoNeb1 chromosome 18, mNeoNeb1.pri, whole genome shotgun sequence genome:
- the CFAP119 gene encoding cilia- and flagella-associated protein 119 isoform X4, with translation MIRQKSSQFLGLKMQSELEQPSELQREPERELTSVDESVMRMATGVRPESGTAASVEADEDPAANLFPPPLPRPRICMWKYLDIHSMHRLEKTTNTEEMREVLAELLGLDSPEQSLRDAIILDLFSHALIFCRQQGFSLEQTSTACALLQDLHKACVATPLGNVEECYRYFTSVLFCHGLRRPPFSINLFREEQLLALADYVVNTYFRHFKLYKYVFTPQVRLDLSLTYIGLQPPELWPEDETEKEGEEVEEQAVTPQEEELETVVQPEQEPSQVSILRAYIKTQMSKELGQLQQLIEERLKASEERLNSKLTILERPLQLPPGKGKNKTK, from the exons ATGATCCGTCAGAAGTCCAGCCAATTCCTAGGACTGAAGATGCAGTCGGAGCTTGAACAGCCCTCCGAACTGCAGCGGGAACCCGAGAGGGAACTCACTTCAGTGGATGAGTCCGTCATGCGGATGGCAACAGGTGTGCGGCCTGAGTCCGGCACCGCGGCCTCGGTAGAAGCGGATGAAGATCCTGCAGCCAACTTGTTCCCG CCGCCGCTGCCCCGGCCCCGGATCTGCATGTG GAAATACCTGGACATCCATTCCATGCACAGGCTGGAGAAGACCACCAACACTGAGGAGATGAGGGA GGTGCTAGCTGAGCTGTTGGGGCTAGACTCTCCTGAGCAGAGCCTGCGGGATGCCATCATCCTGGACCTTTTCTCCCATGCACTCATCTTCTGCCGCCAGCAGGGCTTCTCACTGGAACAGACATCAACAGCTTGTGCTCTGCTCCAAGATCTTCACAAGGCCTGTGTGG caacccccttgggCAACGTGGAGGAATGTTACCGCTACTTCACCAGTGTTCTTTTTTGCCACGGACTCAGG CGGCCTCCCTTCAGTATCAACCTCTTTAGGGAGGAACAGCTGCTTGCCCTGGCAGATTATGTGGTCAACACCTACTTCCGCCACTTCAAGCTCTACAAATATGTCTTCACACCCCAG gtGAGGCTGGACCTATCTTTGACTTACATAGGGCTACAGCCGCCTGAGCTCTGGCCAGAGGATGAGACAG AGAAAGAAGGCGAGGAGGTGGAAGAGCAGGCAGTCACCCCACAGGAGGAGGAGCTGGAAACAGTGGTCCAGCCAGAGCAAGAGCCAA GCCAGGTCTCCATCCTGCGAGCCTACATCAAGACCCAGATGAGCAAGGAGCTGGGGCAGCTCCAACAGCTGATAGAGGAGCGGCTCAAAGCCAGCGAGGAAAGGCTCAACAGCAAGTTGACCATCCTAGAGCGGCCCCTCCAGCTACCTCCTGGCAAAGGCAAGAACAAGACCAAGTGA
- the CFAP119 gene encoding cilia- and flagella-associated protein 119 isoform X9: MIRQKSSQFLGLKMQSELEQPSELQREPERELTSVDESVMRMATGVRPESGTAASVEADEDPAANLFPPPLPRPRICMWKYLDIHSMHRLEKTTNTEEMREVLAELLGLDSPEQSLRDAIILDLFSHALIFCRQQGFSLEQTSTACALLQDLHKACRPPFSINLFREEQLLALADYVVNTYFRHFKLYKYVFTPQVRLDLSLTYIGLQPPELWPEDETEKEGEEVEEQAVTPQEEELETVVQPEQEPSQVSILRAYIKTQMSKELGQLQQLIEERLKASEERLNSKLTILERPLQLPPGKGKNKTK; this comes from the exons ATGATCCGTCAGAAGTCCAGCCAATTCCTAGGACTGAAGATGCAGTCGGAGCTTGAACAGCCCTCCGAACTGCAGCGGGAACCCGAGAGGGAACTCACTTCAGTGGATGAGTCCGTCATGCGGATGGCAACAGGTGTGCGGCCTGAGTCCGGCACCGCGGCCTCGGTAGAAGCGGATGAAGATCCTGCAGCCAACTTGTTCCCG CCGCCGCTGCCCCGGCCCCGGATCTGCATGTG GAAATACCTGGACATCCATTCCATGCACAGGCTGGAGAAGACCACCAACACTGAGGAGATGAGGGA GGTGCTAGCTGAGCTGTTGGGGCTAGACTCTCCTGAGCAGAGCCTGCGGGATGCCATCATCCTGGACCTTTTCTCCCATGCACTCATCTTCTGCCGCCAGCAGGGCTTCTCACTGGAACAGACATCAACAGCTTGTGCTCTGCTCCAAGATCTTCACAAGGCCTGT CGGCCTCCCTTCAGTATCAACCTCTTTAGGGAGGAACAGCTGCTTGCCCTGGCAGATTATGTGGTCAACACCTACTTCCGCCACTTCAAGCTCTACAAATATGTCTTCACACCCCAG gtGAGGCTGGACCTATCTTTGACTTACATAGGGCTACAGCCGCCTGAGCTCTGGCCAGAGGATGAGACAG AGAAAGAAGGCGAGGAGGTGGAAGAGCAGGCAGTCACCCCACAGGAGGAGGAGCTGGAAACAGTGGTCCAGCCAGAGCAAGAGCCAA GCCAGGTCTCCATCCTGCGAGCCTACATCAAGACCCAGATGAGCAAGGAGCTGGGGCAGCTCCAACAGCTGATAGAGGAGCGGCTCAAAGCCAGCGAGGAAAGGCTCAACAGCAAGTTGACCATCCTAGAGCGGCCCCTCCAGCTACCTCCTGGCAAAGGCAAGAACAAGACCAAGTGA
- the CFAP119 gene encoding cilia- and flagella-associated protein 119 isoform X3: MIRQKSSQFLGLKMQSELEQPSELQREPERELTSVDESVMRMATGVRPESGTAASVEADEDPAANLFPPPLPRPRICMWKYLDIHSMHRLEKTTNTEEMREVLAELLGLDSPEQSLRDAIILDLFSHALIFCRQQGFSLEQTSTACALLQDLHKACQPPWATWRNVTATSPVFFFATDSGGLPSVSTSLGRNSCLPWQIMWSTPTSATSSSTNMSSHPRYRGHLSSPPFTQCRCPPLSLPPPPSSQVRLDLSLTYIGLQPPELWPEDETEKEGEEVEEQAVTPQEEELETVVQPEQEPSQVSILRAYIKTQMSKELGQLQQLIEERLKASEERLNSKLTILERPLQLPPGKGKNKTK; this comes from the exons ATGATCCGTCAGAAGTCCAGCCAATTCCTAGGACTGAAGATGCAGTCGGAGCTTGAACAGCCCTCCGAACTGCAGCGGGAACCCGAGAGGGAACTCACTTCAGTGGATGAGTCCGTCATGCGGATGGCAACAGGTGTGCGGCCTGAGTCCGGCACCGCGGCCTCGGTAGAAGCGGATGAAGATCCTGCAGCCAACTTGTTCCCG CCGCCGCTGCCCCGGCCCCGGATCTGCATGTG GAAATACCTGGACATCCATTCCATGCACAGGCTGGAGAAGACCACCAACACTGAGGAGATGAGGGA GGTGCTAGCTGAGCTGTTGGGGCTAGACTCTCCTGAGCAGAGCCTGCGGGATGCCATCATCCTGGACCTTTTCTCCCATGCACTCATCTTCTGCCGCCAGCAGGGCTTCTCACTGGAACAGACATCAACAGCTTGTGCTCTGCTCCAAGATCTTCACAAGGCCTGT caacccccttgggCAACGTGGAGGAATGTTACCGCTACTTCACCAGTGTTCTTTTTTGCCACGGACTCAGG CGGCCTCCCTTCAGTATCAACCTCTTTAGGGAGGAACAGCTGCTTGCCCTGGCAGATTATGTGGTCAACACCTACTTCCGCCACTTCAAGCTCTACAAATATGTCTTCACACCCCAGGTACAGAGGCCACCTCTCATCTCCCCCTTTCACTCAGTGCAGATGCCCTCCTctcagcctccctcctcctccctcttcccaggtGAGGCTGGACCTATCTTTGACTTACATAGGGCTACAGCCGCCTGAGCTCTGGCCAGAGGATGAGACAG AGAAAGAAGGCGAGGAGGTGGAAGAGCAGGCAGTCACCCCACAGGAGGAGGAGCTGGAAACAGTGGTCCAGCCAGAGCAAGAGCCAA GCCAGGTCTCCATCCTGCGAGCCTACATCAAGACCCAGATGAGCAAGGAGCTGGGGCAGCTCCAACAGCTGATAGAGGAGCGGCTCAAAGCCAGCGAGGAAAGGCTCAACAGCAAGTTGACCATCCTAGAGCGGCCCCTCCAGCTACCTCCTGGCAAAGGCAAGAACAAGACCAAGTGA
- the CFAP119 gene encoding cilia- and flagella-associated protein 119 isoform X6 produces MIRQKSSQFLGLKMQSELEQPSELQREPERELTSVDESVMRMATGVRPESGTAASVEADEDPAANLFPPPLPRPRICMWKYLDIHSMHRLEKTTNTEEMREVLAELLGLDSPEQSLRDAIILDLFSHALIFCRQQGFSLEQTSTACALLQDLHKACQPPWATWRNVTATSPVFFFATDSGGLPSVSTSLGRNSCLPWQIMWSTPTSATSSSTNMSSHPRYRGHLSSPPFTQCRCPPLSLPPPPSSQVRLDLSLTYIGLQPPELWPEDETGQVSILRAYIKTQMSKELGQLQQLIEERLKASEERLNSKLTILERPLQLPPGKGKNKTK; encoded by the exons ATGATCCGTCAGAAGTCCAGCCAATTCCTAGGACTGAAGATGCAGTCGGAGCTTGAACAGCCCTCCGAACTGCAGCGGGAACCCGAGAGGGAACTCACTTCAGTGGATGAGTCCGTCATGCGGATGGCAACAGGTGTGCGGCCTGAGTCCGGCACCGCGGCCTCGGTAGAAGCGGATGAAGATCCTGCAGCCAACTTGTTCCCG CCGCCGCTGCCCCGGCCCCGGATCTGCATGTG GAAATACCTGGACATCCATTCCATGCACAGGCTGGAGAAGACCACCAACACTGAGGAGATGAGGGA GGTGCTAGCTGAGCTGTTGGGGCTAGACTCTCCTGAGCAGAGCCTGCGGGATGCCATCATCCTGGACCTTTTCTCCCATGCACTCATCTTCTGCCGCCAGCAGGGCTTCTCACTGGAACAGACATCAACAGCTTGTGCTCTGCTCCAAGATCTTCACAAGGCCTGT caacccccttgggCAACGTGGAGGAATGTTACCGCTACTTCACCAGTGTTCTTTTTTGCCACGGACTCAGG CGGCCTCCCTTCAGTATCAACCTCTTTAGGGAGGAACAGCTGCTTGCCCTGGCAGATTATGTGGTCAACACCTACTTCCGCCACTTCAAGCTCTACAAATATGTCTTCACACCCCAGGTACAGAGGCCACCTCTCATCTCCCCCTTTCACTCAGTGCAGATGCCCTCCTctcagcctccctcctcctccctcttcccaggtGAGGCTGGACCTATCTTTGACTTACATAGGGCTACAGCCGCCTGAGCTCTGGCCAGAGGATGAGACAG GCCAGGTCTCCATCCTGCGAGCCTACATCAAGACCCAGATGAGCAAGGAGCTGGGGCAGCTCCAACAGCTGATAGAGGAGCGGCTCAAAGCCAGCGAGGAAAGGCTCAACAGCAAGTTGACCATCCTAGAGCGGCCCCTCCAGCTACCTCCTGGCAAAGGCAAGAACAAGACCAAGTGA
- the CFAP119 gene encoding cilia- and flagella-associated protein 119 isoform X7 has product MIRQKSSQFLGLKMQSELEQPSELQREPERELTSVDESVMRMATGVRPESGTAASVEADEDPAANLFPPPLPRPRICMWKYLDIHSMHRLEKTTNTEEMREVLAELLGLDSPEQSLRDAIILDLFSHALIFCRQQGFSLEQTSTACALLQDLHKACQPPWATWRNVTATSPVFFFATDSGEEQLLALADYVVNTYFRHFKLYKYVFTPQVRLDLSLTYIGLQPPELWPEDETEKEGEEVEEQAVTPQEEELETVVQPEQEPSQVSILRAYIKTQMSKELGQLQQLIEERLKASEERLNSKLTILERPLQLPPGKGKNKTK; this is encoded by the exons ATGATCCGTCAGAAGTCCAGCCAATTCCTAGGACTGAAGATGCAGTCGGAGCTTGAACAGCCCTCCGAACTGCAGCGGGAACCCGAGAGGGAACTCACTTCAGTGGATGAGTCCGTCATGCGGATGGCAACAGGTGTGCGGCCTGAGTCCGGCACCGCGGCCTCGGTAGAAGCGGATGAAGATCCTGCAGCCAACTTGTTCCCG CCGCCGCTGCCCCGGCCCCGGATCTGCATGTG GAAATACCTGGACATCCATTCCATGCACAGGCTGGAGAAGACCACCAACACTGAGGAGATGAGGGA GGTGCTAGCTGAGCTGTTGGGGCTAGACTCTCCTGAGCAGAGCCTGCGGGATGCCATCATCCTGGACCTTTTCTCCCATGCACTCATCTTCTGCCGCCAGCAGGGCTTCTCACTGGAACAGACATCAACAGCTTGTGCTCTGCTCCAAGATCTTCACAAGGCCTGT caacccccttgggCAACGTGGAGGAATGTTACCGCTACTTCACCAGTGTTCTTTTTTGCCACGGACTCAGG GGAGGAACAGCTGCTTGCCCTGGCAGATTATGTGGTCAACACCTACTTCCGCCACTTCAAGCTCTACAAATATGTCTTCACACCCCAG gtGAGGCTGGACCTATCTTTGACTTACATAGGGCTACAGCCGCCTGAGCTCTGGCCAGAGGATGAGACAG AGAAAGAAGGCGAGGAGGTGGAAGAGCAGGCAGTCACCCCACAGGAGGAGGAGCTGGAAACAGTGGTCCAGCCAGAGCAAGAGCCAA GCCAGGTCTCCATCCTGCGAGCCTACATCAAGACCCAGATGAGCAAGGAGCTGGGGCAGCTCCAACAGCTGATAGAGGAGCGGCTCAAAGCCAGCGAGGAAAGGCTCAACAGCAAGTTGACCATCCTAGAGCGGCCCCTCCAGCTACCTCCTGGCAAAGGCAAGAACAAGACCAAGTGA
- the CFAP119 gene encoding cilia- and flagella-associated protein 119 isoform X8, with the protein MIRQKSSQFLGLKMQSELEQPSELQREPERELTSVDESVMRMATGVRPESGTAASVEADEDPAANLFPPPLPRPRICMWKYLDIHSMHRLEKTTNTEEMREVLAELLGLDSPEQSLRDAIILDLFSHALIFCRQQGFSLEQTSTACALLQDLHKACQPPWATWRNVTATSPVFFFATDSGYRGHLSSPPFTQCRCPPLSLPPPPSSQVRLDLSLTYIGLQPPELWPEDETEKEGEEVEEQAVTPQEEELETVVQPEQEPSQVSILRAYIKTQMSKELGQLQQLIEERLKASEERLNSKLTILERPLQLPPGKGKNKTK; encoded by the exons ATGATCCGTCAGAAGTCCAGCCAATTCCTAGGACTGAAGATGCAGTCGGAGCTTGAACAGCCCTCCGAACTGCAGCGGGAACCCGAGAGGGAACTCACTTCAGTGGATGAGTCCGTCATGCGGATGGCAACAGGTGTGCGGCCTGAGTCCGGCACCGCGGCCTCGGTAGAAGCGGATGAAGATCCTGCAGCCAACTTGTTCCCG CCGCCGCTGCCCCGGCCCCGGATCTGCATGTG GAAATACCTGGACATCCATTCCATGCACAGGCTGGAGAAGACCACCAACACTGAGGAGATGAGGGA GGTGCTAGCTGAGCTGTTGGGGCTAGACTCTCCTGAGCAGAGCCTGCGGGATGCCATCATCCTGGACCTTTTCTCCCATGCACTCATCTTCTGCCGCCAGCAGGGCTTCTCACTGGAACAGACATCAACAGCTTGTGCTCTGCTCCAAGATCTTCACAAGGCCTGT caacccccttgggCAACGTGGAGGAATGTTACCGCTACTTCACCAGTGTTCTTTTTTGCCACGGACTCAGG GTACAGAGGCCACCTCTCATCTCCCCCTTTCACTCAGTGCAGATGCCCTCCTctcagcctccctcctcctccctcttcccaggtGAGGCTGGACCTATCTTTGACTTACATAGGGCTACAGCCGCCTGAGCTCTGGCCAGAGGATGAGACAG AGAAAGAAGGCGAGGAGGTGGAAGAGCAGGCAGTCACCCCACAGGAGGAGGAGCTGGAAACAGTGGTCCAGCCAGAGCAAGAGCCAA GCCAGGTCTCCATCCTGCGAGCCTACATCAAGACCCAGATGAGCAAGGAGCTGGGGCAGCTCCAACAGCTGATAGAGGAGCGGCTCAAAGCCAGCGAGGAAAGGCTCAACAGCAAGTTGACCATCCTAGAGCGGCCCCTCCAGCTACCTCCTGGCAAAGGCAAGAACAAGACCAAGTGA
- the CFAP119 gene encoding cilia- and flagella-associated protein 119 isoform X12, with the protein MIRQKSSQFLGLKMQSELEQPSELQREPERELTSVDESVMRMATGVRPESGTAASVEADEDPAANLFPPPLPRPRICMWKYLDIHSMHRLEKTTNTEEMREVLAELLGLDSPEQSLRDAIILDLFSHALIFCRQQGFSLEQTSTACALLQDLHKACVATPLGNVEECYRYFTSVLFCHGLRVSSSGMESSVSPQIKSSPVSCPLSHSSPSSFSEGCKGLSLLLDCQALGEKGGTAACPGRLCGQHLLPPLQALQICLHTPGEAGPIFDLHRATAA; encoded by the exons ATGATCCGTCAGAAGTCCAGCCAATTCCTAGGACTGAAGATGCAGTCGGAGCTTGAACAGCCCTCCGAACTGCAGCGGGAACCCGAGAGGGAACTCACTTCAGTGGATGAGTCCGTCATGCGGATGGCAACAGGTGTGCGGCCTGAGTCCGGCACCGCGGCCTCGGTAGAAGCGGATGAAGATCCTGCAGCCAACTTGTTCCCG CCGCCGCTGCCCCGGCCCCGGATCTGCATGTG GAAATACCTGGACATCCATTCCATGCACAGGCTGGAGAAGACCACCAACACTGAGGAGATGAGGGA GGTGCTAGCTGAGCTGTTGGGGCTAGACTCTCCTGAGCAGAGCCTGCGGGATGCCATCATCCTGGACCTTTTCTCCCATGCACTCATCTTCTGCCGCCAGCAGGGCTTCTCACTGGAACAGACATCAACAGCTTGTGCTCTGCTCCAAGATCTTCACAAGGCCTGTGTGG caacccccttgggCAACGTGGAGGAATGTTACCGCTACTTCACCAGTGTTCTTTTTTGCCACGGACTCAGGGTCAGTTCCTCTGGAATGGAATCTTCAGTCTCCCCCCAGATAAAGTCTAGCCCAGTCTCCTGCCCTCTCTCACACTCGTCACCCTCATCTTTCTCTGAAGGCTGCAAGGGGCTCTCCCTGCTCCTGGACTGCCAGGCACTTGGAGAAAAG GGAGGAACAGCTGCTTGCCCTGGCAGATTATGTGGTCAACACCTACTTCCGCCACTTCAAGCTCTACAAATATGTCTTCACACCCCAG gtGAGGCTGGACCTATCTTTGACTTACATAGGGCTACAGCCGCCTGA
- the CFAP119 gene encoding cilia- and flagella-associated protein 119 isoform X11 codes for MIRQKSSQFLGLKMQSELEQPSELQREPERELTSVDESVMRMATGVRPESGTAASVEADEDPAANLFPPPLPRPRICMWKYLDIHSMHRLEKTTNTEEMREVLAELLGLDSPEQSLRDAIILDLFSHALIFCRQQGFSLEQTSTACALLQDLHKACVATPLGNVEECYRYFTSVLFCHGLRVSSSGMESSVSPQIKSSPVSCPLSHSSPSSFSEGCKGLSLLLDCQALGEKGGTAACPGRLCGQHLLPPLQALQICLHTPGTEATSHLPLSLSADALLSASLLLPLPR; via the exons ATGATCCGTCAGAAGTCCAGCCAATTCCTAGGACTGAAGATGCAGTCGGAGCTTGAACAGCCCTCCGAACTGCAGCGGGAACCCGAGAGGGAACTCACTTCAGTGGATGAGTCCGTCATGCGGATGGCAACAGGTGTGCGGCCTGAGTCCGGCACCGCGGCCTCGGTAGAAGCGGATGAAGATCCTGCAGCCAACTTGTTCCCG CCGCCGCTGCCCCGGCCCCGGATCTGCATGTG GAAATACCTGGACATCCATTCCATGCACAGGCTGGAGAAGACCACCAACACTGAGGAGATGAGGGA GGTGCTAGCTGAGCTGTTGGGGCTAGACTCTCCTGAGCAGAGCCTGCGGGATGCCATCATCCTGGACCTTTTCTCCCATGCACTCATCTTCTGCCGCCAGCAGGGCTTCTCACTGGAACAGACATCAACAGCTTGTGCTCTGCTCCAAGATCTTCACAAGGCCTGTGTGG caacccccttgggCAACGTGGAGGAATGTTACCGCTACTTCACCAGTGTTCTTTTTTGCCACGGACTCAGGGTCAGTTCCTCTGGAATGGAATCTTCAGTCTCCCCCCAGATAAAGTCTAGCCCAGTCTCCTGCCCTCTCTCACACTCGTCACCCTCATCTTTCTCTGAAGGCTGCAAGGGGCTCTCCCTGCTCCTGGACTGCCAGGCACTTGGAGAAAAG GGAGGAACAGCTGCTTGCCCTGGCAGATTATGTGGTCAACACCTACTTCCGCCACTTCAAGCTCTACAAATATGTCTTCACACCCCAGGTACAGAGGCCACCTCTCATCTCCCCCTTTCACTCAGTGCAGATGCCCTCCTctcagcctccctcctcctccctcttcccaggtGA
- the CFAP119 gene encoding cilia- and flagella-associated protein 119 isoform X1, with the protein MIRQKSSQFLGLKMQSELEQPSELQREPERELTSVDESVMRMATGVRPESGTAASVEADEDPAANLFPPPLPRPRICMWKYLDIHSMHRLEKTTNTEEMREVLAELLGLDSPEQSLRDAIILDLFSHALIFCRQQGFSLEQTSTACALLQDLHKACVATPLGNVEECYRYFTSVLFCHGLRVSSSGMESSVSPQIKSSPVSCPLSHSSPSSFSEGCKGLSLLLDCQALGEKVRVPGGGQSPNSQSSPQRPPFSINLFREEQLLALADYVVNTYFRHFKLYKYVFTPQVRLDLSLTYIGLQPPELWPEDETEKEGEEVEEQAVTPQEEELETVVQPEQEPSQVSILRAYIKTQMSKELGQLQQLIEERLKASEERLNSKLTILERPLQLPPGKGKNKTK; encoded by the exons ATGATCCGTCAGAAGTCCAGCCAATTCCTAGGACTGAAGATGCAGTCGGAGCTTGAACAGCCCTCCGAACTGCAGCGGGAACCCGAGAGGGAACTCACTTCAGTGGATGAGTCCGTCATGCGGATGGCAACAGGTGTGCGGCCTGAGTCCGGCACCGCGGCCTCGGTAGAAGCGGATGAAGATCCTGCAGCCAACTTGTTCCCG CCGCCGCTGCCCCGGCCCCGGATCTGCATGTG GAAATACCTGGACATCCATTCCATGCACAGGCTGGAGAAGACCACCAACACTGAGGAGATGAGGGA GGTGCTAGCTGAGCTGTTGGGGCTAGACTCTCCTGAGCAGAGCCTGCGGGATGCCATCATCCTGGACCTTTTCTCCCATGCACTCATCTTCTGCCGCCAGCAGGGCTTCTCACTGGAACAGACATCAACAGCTTGTGCTCTGCTCCAAGATCTTCACAAGGCCTGTGTGG caacccccttgggCAACGTGGAGGAATGTTACCGCTACTTCACCAGTGTTCTTTTTTGCCACGGACTCAGGGTCAGTTCCTCTGGAATGGAATCTTCAGTCTCCCCCCAGATAAAGTCTAGCCCAGTCTCCTGCCCTCTCTCACACTCGTCACCCTCATCTTTCTCTGAAGGCTGCAAGGGGCTCTCCCTGCTCCTGGACTGCCAGGCACTTGGAGAAAAGGTCAGGGTTCCTGGGGGTGGTCAGTCCCCTAACTCCCAATCATCCCCACAGCGGCCTCCCTTCAGTATCAACCTCTTTAGGGAGGAACAGCTGCTTGCCCTGGCAGATTATGTGGTCAACACCTACTTCCGCCACTTCAAGCTCTACAAATATGTCTTCACACCCCAG gtGAGGCTGGACCTATCTTTGACTTACATAGGGCTACAGCCGCCTGAGCTCTGGCCAGAGGATGAGACAG AGAAAGAAGGCGAGGAGGTGGAAGAGCAGGCAGTCACCCCACAGGAGGAGGAGCTGGAAACAGTGGTCCAGCCAGAGCAAGAGCCAA GCCAGGTCTCCATCCTGCGAGCCTACATCAAGACCCAGATGAGCAAGGAGCTGGGGCAGCTCCAACAGCTGATAGAGGAGCGGCTCAAAGCCAGCGAGGAAAGGCTCAACAGCAAGTTGACCATCCTAGAGCGGCCCCTCCAGCTACCTCCTGGCAAAGGCAAGAACAAGACCAAGTGA
- the CFAP119 gene encoding cilia- and flagella-associated protein 119 isoform X2, which yields MIRQKSSQFLGLKMQSELEQPSELQREPERELTSVDESVMRMATGVRPESGTAASVEADEDPAANLFPPPLPRPRICMWKYLDIHSMHRLEKTTNTEEMREVLAELLGLDSPEQSLRDAIILDLFSHALIFCRQQGFSLEQTSTACALLQDLHKACVATPLGNVEECYRYFTSVLFCHGLRVSSSGMESSVSPQIKSSPVSCPLSHSSPSSFSEGCKGLSLLLDCQALGEKVRVPGGGQSPNSQSSPQRPPFSINLFREEQLLALADYVVNTYFRHFKLYKYVFTPQVRLDLSLTYIGLQPPELWPEDETGQVSILRAYIKTQMSKELGQLQQLIEERLKASEERLNSKLTILERPLQLPPGKGKNKTK from the exons ATGATCCGTCAGAAGTCCAGCCAATTCCTAGGACTGAAGATGCAGTCGGAGCTTGAACAGCCCTCCGAACTGCAGCGGGAACCCGAGAGGGAACTCACTTCAGTGGATGAGTCCGTCATGCGGATGGCAACAGGTGTGCGGCCTGAGTCCGGCACCGCGGCCTCGGTAGAAGCGGATGAAGATCCTGCAGCCAACTTGTTCCCG CCGCCGCTGCCCCGGCCCCGGATCTGCATGTG GAAATACCTGGACATCCATTCCATGCACAGGCTGGAGAAGACCACCAACACTGAGGAGATGAGGGA GGTGCTAGCTGAGCTGTTGGGGCTAGACTCTCCTGAGCAGAGCCTGCGGGATGCCATCATCCTGGACCTTTTCTCCCATGCACTCATCTTCTGCCGCCAGCAGGGCTTCTCACTGGAACAGACATCAACAGCTTGTGCTCTGCTCCAAGATCTTCACAAGGCCTGTGTGG caacccccttgggCAACGTGGAGGAATGTTACCGCTACTTCACCAGTGTTCTTTTTTGCCACGGACTCAGGGTCAGTTCCTCTGGAATGGAATCTTCAGTCTCCCCCCAGATAAAGTCTAGCCCAGTCTCCTGCCCTCTCTCACACTCGTCACCCTCATCTTTCTCTGAAGGCTGCAAGGGGCTCTCCCTGCTCCTGGACTGCCAGGCACTTGGAGAAAAGGTCAGGGTTCCTGGGGGTGGTCAGTCCCCTAACTCCCAATCATCCCCACAGCGGCCTCCCTTCAGTATCAACCTCTTTAGGGAGGAACAGCTGCTTGCCCTGGCAGATTATGTGGTCAACACCTACTTCCGCCACTTCAAGCTCTACAAATATGTCTTCACACCCCAG gtGAGGCTGGACCTATCTTTGACTTACATAGGGCTACAGCCGCCTGAGCTCTGGCCAGAGGATGAGACAG GCCAGGTCTCCATCCTGCGAGCCTACATCAAGACCCAGATGAGCAAGGAGCTGGGGCAGCTCCAACAGCTGATAGAGGAGCGGCTCAAAGCCAGCGAGGAAAGGCTCAACAGCAAGTTGACCATCCTAGAGCGGCCCCTCCAGCTACCTCCTGGCAAAGGCAAGAACAAGACCAAGTGA